A DNA window from Phycisphaerae bacterium contains the following coding sequences:
- a CDS encoding metallophosphoesterase — protein sequence MSLTYATATCLKLAAIDAGIAFVVLLALAGIRRRKNRKTAVTITTTLLAGTVLVGACALKLVLLHRRGWDHFGLLNAVYTEMVFAVPLFSAGLLIAAFPWPRSFLRATRPSVVVALLGLSAALVGVYASFIEPYRLIIETVTLPLPDDRDGLAPLRIGVISDFQTPQVTDHERTAVRMLMERRPDIILLAGDVCQANLAERERQIPAFRELHASMSAPAGVYCVLGNLDYLSWVKRTMEGTGVRLLYNEIITVEFKDRRLLIAGLSGAYLGRAEENVIRRLQETGTPRDIRIILSHRPDAVLHLSPQSNVDLVVSGHTHGGQVRLPWVGALARSSAIPRRAAGGGLFHINGHPLYVNRGIGMERGSAPQIRFLCPPTVSFINLIGPDKPSGLPAGTALDEQG from the coding sequence ATGTCGCTTACCTACGCCACGGCCACCTGCCTGAAACTGGCCGCAATCGACGCCGGCATTGCCTTCGTCGTCCTGCTGGCCTTGGCTGGCATCCGCCGCCGCAAGAACCGCAAAACGGCCGTCACCATCACAACCACCCTGCTTGCCGGGACAGTCCTCGTCGGCGCGTGCGCCCTCAAACTGGTGCTCCTTCATCGCCGCGGATGGGATCATTTCGGCCTGTTGAACGCCGTCTACACGGAAATGGTCTTTGCGGTGCCGCTGTTCAGCGCCGGCTTGTTGATTGCCGCCTTTCCATGGCCACGATCTTTTCTGCGGGCCACCCGACCTTCGGTGGTTGTCGCCCTCCTGGGACTGTCAGCCGCGCTCGTGGGGGTCTACGCCAGCTTCATCGAGCCCTACCGGCTCATTATCGAGACCGTCACCTTGCCTCTGCCCGACGATCGCGACGGCTTGGCGCCCCTCCGAATCGGCGTGATCTCCGATTTCCAGACGCCCCAGGTCACCGACCACGAAAGAACCGCCGTCCGGATGCTCATGGAACGACGGCCGGACATCATCCTTCTGGCCGGAGACGTCTGCCAGGCCAACCTGGCCGAGCGCGAACGCCAGATCCCCGCGTTCCGCGAGCTCCACGCCTCGATGTCGGCCCCCGCCGGCGTCTATTGCGTCCTCGGCAACCTTGATTACCTGTCCTGGGTCAAGCGAACCATGGAAGGAACCGGCGTCCGCCTGTTGTACAACGAGATCATCACCGTGGAATTCAAAGACCGGCGACTCCTGATCGCCGGCTTGAGCGGAGCCTACCTCGGACGCGCGGAAGAAAACGTCATCAGACGCTTGCAGGAGACGGGCACTCCCCGCGACATCCGCATCATCCTCAGCCACCGGCCTGACGCCGTTCTTCACCTCTCTCCACAATCGAATGTCGACCTCGTCGTCTCCGGCCATACCCACGGCGGCCAGGTCCGTTTGCCCTGGGTCGGCGCTCTCGCGCGATCATCAGCCATCCCCCGCCGGGCGGCCGGCGGCGGCCTCTTCCACATCAACGGACACCCCCTCTACGTCAACCGCGGCATCGGCATGGAACGCGGCTCCGCCCCGCAAATCCGCTTCCTCTGCCCACCAACGGTCTCCTTCATCAACCTCATTGGCCCCGACAAACCAAGCGGTTTGCCGGCGGGAACAGCTCTTGATGAACAAGGGTGA
- a CDS encoding glycosyl hydrolase family 28 protein: MCCRGLRCCIPVVLAACGCAGHQASALPAFPGAEGFGAQTPGGRGGRVIEVTTLDDSGPGSLREAVSAKGPRTIVFRLGGTIRLKSHLRVTEPFVTIAGQTAPGGGILLRDAGLFIETHDVVVRFIRSRVGASLAEPYNTQDALQIGGMDARDIVVDHCSFSWSIDECVGIRAPAHDVTLSWNIMSEGLRRPFSGEQIGEDRSHSMALILSGGPTRCSLHHNLLALCNSRNPRIQGGRHAFFNNVVYGWGWLTGTFSRNPEVNFIGNYYKPGPGSQAIKAICERPGEMGRIYVKRNRSPDHPDDSSGEWESMVNGSAAEHRASEPFEMPPVTTTSAEEAYAAVLRFAGAVLPTRDPVDARVVRNVRLSMGEKIDRPEQVGGYPEMASGTAPRDSDHDGMPDDWETAQGFDPADRDDAIGDADGDGYTNLEEYLQFIVEEGLTPRPEVRGVSIDRPGGPFVVECEAGHLPVVRVGGDERSFYTHAWFQDEVRLQVKPGAGGEVVSAQPSRLRDRLKTSENGIELYVAEEGTRIFEQSPDGHRLFAFFDAYPGNAPELEGDNVIDAGRFGVVGNRDNVTGKLQAALDAACKVRGGVVFVPSGDLEVDTIRIPSGVTLHLAVSSVVYSSGRSTDGAMILFDGVEDARLTGPGVIDGRGDEGLPPVAAVAVRNARSIVLEDLLVRNSSGLGIEVSDSRDVKINRSKILAVGNREGIGGLDVNRCESVTCERSFISSTGAGIRIRSAGVGGAVGHTRGIRVREATVLSAGPGISVGPESDQVVGDVVVRDSDLFCSGEGISVVAADGAGGIETAVFKDLTLDVRPLAGAPESGRPFLILNRSEGPMRNILFERIRAGAWATSRIEGLGSRPIEDVKFWGVEVTAKDIARSEPQPLFHVRHARCPQFRLLYVSWPAGGSAGWSGVFRFDDVSDAVAPPAELFESTLR; encoded by the coding sequence ATGTGTTGCAGGGGGTTGCGATGCTGTATTCCGGTCGTTCTGGCGGCCTGCGGTTGTGCCGGTCATCAGGCGTCGGCTTTGCCCGCTTTTCCGGGGGCCGAGGGGTTTGGTGCGCAGACGCCCGGGGGGCGTGGCGGCCGGGTCATTGAGGTGACCACGTTGGACGACAGCGGGCCGGGATCTCTGCGGGAGGCCGTATCGGCCAAAGGCCCGCGAACGATCGTTTTTCGCCTTGGCGGGACAATCAGGCTGAAGAGCCACCTTCGCGTGACCGAGCCGTTCGTCACGATCGCCGGGCAGACCGCGCCCGGCGGCGGGATTCTGCTGCGAGATGCCGGGTTGTTCATCGAGACGCATGACGTCGTCGTGCGATTCATTCGTTCGCGCGTGGGGGCCAGCCTGGCGGAGCCGTACAACACGCAGGATGCGTTGCAGATCGGCGGAATGGACGCTCGTGACATTGTAGTCGATCATTGTTCTTTTTCATGGAGCATCGACGAATGCGTCGGGATCCGCGCGCCGGCGCATGATGTGACGTTGAGTTGGAACATTATGAGCGAGGGCTTGAGGCGGCCGTTCAGCGGGGAGCAAATCGGGGAGGATCGTTCGCACAGCATGGCCTTGATTCTCAGCGGCGGTCCCACGCGTTGCTCGCTGCATCACAACCTTCTGGCCCTGTGCAACAGCCGTAACCCGCGCATCCAGGGCGGGCGTCATGCGTTCTTCAATAACGTCGTCTATGGCTGGGGGTGGCTGACGGGTACCTTTTCTCGAAACCCCGAGGTCAACTTCATCGGCAATTACTACAAGCCCGGTCCCGGCAGCCAGGCGATCAAGGCGATCTGCGAGCGGCCCGGTGAGATGGGAAGGATCTATGTGAAGAGGAATCGCAGTCCCGACCATCCTGATGACTCGTCGGGGGAATGGGAGTCGATGGTGAATGGTTCGGCGGCGGAGCATCGGGCGTCCGAGCCGTTTGAGATGCCGCCGGTGACGACCACGTCGGCCGAGGAGGCTTATGCGGCGGTGTTGCGTTTTGCGGGAGCCGTTCTGCCGACCCGCGATCCGGTGGACGCGAGGGTTGTGCGGAACGTCCGGTTGTCTATGGGAGAGAAGATCGACCGTCCCGAGCAGGTTGGCGGCTATCCGGAGATGGCGTCGGGTACGGCGCCTCGCGATTCGGACCATGACGGGATGCCGGACGATTGGGAGACTGCGCAGGGATTTGATCCCGCCGACCGCGATGACGCAATCGGGGATGCTGACGGCGACGGGTACACCAACCTCGAGGAGTATCTTCAATTCATCGTCGAAGAGGGGTTGACGCCACGGCCGGAGGTACGAGGTGTTTCGATAGACAGGCCGGGCGGACCGTTCGTCGTGGAGTGCGAGGCGGGCCATCTGCCCGTCGTTCGCGTGGGCGGAGACGAGCGGTCATTTTACACGCACGCCTGGTTTCAGGATGAAGTCCGGCTGCAGGTCAAGCCGGGTGCCGGCGGCGAGGTCGTCTCGGCGCAACCGTCGAGGCTTCGGGACCGACTCAAGACGTCGGAGAACGGAATCGAGCTTTACGTGGCGGAGGAGGGCACGAGGATTTTCGAACAGAGCCCGGACGGGCATCGGCTCTTCGCTTTTTTTGACGCGTACCCCGGCAACGCGCCGGAGTTGGAGGGAGACAACGTGATCGACGCAGGCCGGTTCGGCGTTGTCGGCAATCGTGACAACGTGACCGGCAAGCTGCAGGCGGCGTTGGATGCGGCGTGCAAGGTGCGTGGTGGGGTTGTGTTCGTTCCGAGCGGCGACCTGGAGGTTGACACGATCCGCATTCCCAGCGGCGTGACGCTGCACCTGGCGGTGAGTTCGGTTGTGTACAGCAGCGGCCGATCGACAGATGGGGCGATGATCCTGTTTGACGGCGTCGAGGATGCGCGACTGACGGGGCCGGGAGTGATCGACGGCCGGGGGGACGAAGGGTTGCCGCCGGTGGCGGCGGTAGCCGTTCGGAATGCTCGCTCGATTGTCCTGGAAGATCTGCTCGTGCGTAACTCCTCCGGTTTGGGGATCGAGGTTTCCGATAGCCGCGACGTCAAAATCAACAGGTCGAAGATTCTGGCCGTCGGCAACCGTGAGGGCATCGGCGGTCTGGACGTGAATCGGTGTGAGTCGGTGACGTGTGAGCGGTCATTCATTTCGAGCACCGGGGCCGGCATTCGCATTCGGTCGGCCGGTGTGGGTGGGGCCGTCGGTCACACTCGAGGAATACGGGTCCGAGAAGCGACGGTGCTTTCGGCAGGGCCGGGCATCAGCGTAGGTCCGGAAAGCGATCAGGTCGTTGGCGACGTTGTTGTCCGGGACAGCGACCTGTTCTGCAGCGGAGAAGGCATATCGGTGGTGGCCGCGGACGGTGCGGGGGGGATCGAGACGGCGGTGTTCAAGGATCTGACGTTGGATGTGCGGCCGCTTGCGGGCGCCCCTGAGAGCGGACGTCCGTTTCTGATCCTGAATCGGTCGGAAGGTCCGATGAGGAATATTCTTTTCGAGCGTATCCGGGCGGGTGCCTGGGCCACGTCACGGATTGAGGGTTTGGGTTCCCGGCCAATAGAGGACGTGAAGTTCTGGGGCGTCGAGGTGACCGCGAAAGATATCGCTCGTTCGGAGCCACAGCCGCTCTTTCATGTTCGACACGCGCGTTGTCCGCAGTTCCGCTTACTATATGTATCCTGGCCGGCGGGCGGGTCGGCGGGCTGGAGCGGCGTCTTCCGGTTCGATGATGTCTCGGACGCCGTGGCTCCGCCGGCAGAGCTATTCGAGAGCACTCTTCGCTGA
- a CDS encoding Flp family type IVb pilin gives MKNLINRAKAFIKNEDGPTATEYAVMLALIIIAALTAITALGGRVTEIFTEVTEGIGG, from the coding sequence ATGAAGAACCTGATCAATAGAGCCAAGGCGTTCATTAAGAACGAGGACGGCCCGACCGCGACGGAGTACGCGGTCATGCTGGCCCTGATCATTATTGCCGCTCTGACGGCGATTACCGCCCTGGGCGGCCGGGTCACGGAGATCTTCACTGAGGTCACCGAGGGTATCGGCGGGTAA
- a CDS encoding A24 family peptidase — MCYEYWLTACAIMVPGILWASWIDYKERRVPNWLNAAIACAGFAAQGWFFGWQGLGWGVLGLAVGFSVLILPWLMHGMGAGDVKLMMAIGVWLGPALTLWSFLVGALAGGVIAVIMIVSSGRLWNAWANIATIMHKLSNRSTIFSEFGSARSFGETSQLLPYGVPLTIGTLGVFFAQLALMNAA, encoded by the coding sequence ATGTGTTATGAGTACTGGCTGACGGCGTGTGCGATCATGGTCCCGGGGATCTTGTGGGCCTCATGGATCGATTACAAGGAGCGCCGGGTGCCCAACTGGCTTAATGCGGCCATCGCCTGTGCGGGTTTTGCCGCCCAGGGCTGGTTTTTCGGGTGGCAGGGCCTGGGGTGGGGCGTGCTGGGGTTGGCGGTCGGTTTCAGTGTGCTCATTCTGCCGTGGTTGATGCACGGCATGGGGGCGGGTGACGTCAAACTGATGATGGCCATCGGCGTGTGGCTCGGCCCGGCGCTGACCTTATGGTCGTTCCTGGTCGGAGCCCTGGCCGGCGGCGTCATCGCCGTGATCATGATCGTGAGCAGCGGGCGGCTGTGGAACGCCTGGGCGAACATTGCCACGATCATGCACAAGCTGTCCAACCGCTCAACCATTTTCAGTGAATTCGGTTCCGCCAGGAGTTTCGGGGAGACATCGCAGCTCTTGCCGTACGGTGTGCCGCTGACCATCGGCACGTTGGGCGTTTTCTTCGCTCAACTGGCATTGATGAACGCGGCGTAG
- a CDS encoding TadE/TadG family type IV pilus assembly protein, which translates to MTRTHKGHRSRTLSRRFRRGAAVVEMAVVAPLLLTLVFGVMEFGWSFMVHETITNTARECCRLATLQGSTDAEVYARFIEAMSGTGVNVTTDMITINRSPDVDNPVVTISIAVPYSEVSITGLASFLGISTQNLRSTCSMRSEGTF; encoded by the coding sequence ATGACACGCACGCACAAGGGCCATAGGAGCCGGACGTTGAGCCGGCGGTTTCGCCGGGGAGCGGCGGTCGTCGAGATGGCGGTGGTTGCGCCTCTGTTGTTGACGCTGGTTTTCGGCGTGATGGAGTTCGGATGGAGTTTCATGGTGCACGAAACGATCACGAACACCGCTCGCGAGTGCTGTCGCCTGGCGACGTTGCAGGGCAGCACGGACGCCGAGGTCTACGCCCGTTTCATCGAGGCGATGTCGGGCACGGGCGTCAATGTCACCACGGATATGATCACGATCAATCGGTCGCCAGACGTGGACAACCCGGTCGTGACCATCAGCATTGCGGTGCCGTATTCGGAGGTTTCGATCACGGGCTTGGCGTCTTTTTTGGGTATCTCGACGCAGAATCTGAGATCGACCTGCTCGATGCGGTCTGAAGGCACGTTCTAG
- the cpaB gene encoding Flp pilus assembly protein CpaB, translated as MMKSRAVIPLVVGLAVGGIAIKIFFNVLKKAKGSSVSDTVQVVRAAADIASTVEISESMVGLVAVPKPLLPEGCFTDPKQVVGRVSSQTIPKGMPITASLLAPEGTPPGMVAKIQDGYRAVAIQVDEVAGVGGFVKPGARVDVVMVVAGQGRNSNISRVILQNVEVLAVGQKTEVGAEGAAVTRSVTVLVKPEEASKLHLASMKGKLRLAMRSQEDRREPKPVTLTDQDLLTDGPPRNAKRNEDSLLARLFGNLPKTSKSPDDVRTGFKALPAPENKEWTVEVLSGTETFKVKFDSEGKSNHPVSTGRRKPNKDLSHSPSADVAAERVDEQPDAVESGPVPESAAGGQGADVEGHASVFDKPSNE; from the coding sequence ATGATGAAGAGTCGCGCAGTTATCCCACTGGTCGTGGGACTGGCGGTAGGCGGCATTGCGATAAAGATCTTCTTCAACGTTCTGAAGAAGGCGAAGGGATCGAGTGTGTCCGACACGGTTCAGGTCGTACGTGCGGCGGCGGACATCGCCTCGACGGTCGAGATCAGTGAGTCGATGGTCGGACTCGTGGCCGTGCCCAAGCCGCTGTTGCCGGAGGGCTGTTTCACCGATCCCAAGCAGGTCGTCGGCCGCGTGAGCAGCCAGACGATTCCCAAGGGCATGCCGATAACTGCCAGTCTGTTGGCCCCGGAGGGCACTCCGCCCGGCATGGTGGCCAAGATCCAGGACGGATATCGGGCGGTCGCAATCCAAGTGGATGAAGTTGCGGGCGTCGGCGGGTTCGTCAAGCCCGGGGCTCGCGTGGACGTGGTCATGGTCGTCGCCGGCCAAGGCAGGAACTCAAACATCAGCAGGGTGATCCTGCAGAACGTTGAGGTACTTGCGGTGGGGCAGAAGACCGAGGTCGGGGCCGAGGGCGCCGCGGTGACGCGGTCGGTCACCGTTCTGGTTAAGCCTGAGGAGGCCTCGAAGCTTCATCTGGCTTCGATGAAAGGGAAACTGCGGTTGGCGATGCGGAGCCAGGAAGACCGGCGCGAGCCGAAACCGGTGACATTGACGGACCAGGACTTGTTAACGGACGGTCCTCCGCGGAACGCGAAGCGGAATGAGGATTCACTACTTGCACGGCTGTTCGGCAATTTGCCCAAGACGTCCAAGTCTCCGGACGATGTAAGAACCGGGTTCAAGGCTTTGCCGGCTCCCGAGAACAAGGAATGGACGGTCGAGGTATTATCGGGCACTGAGACATTCAAGGTGAAGTTTGATTCCGAGGGGAAAAGCAACCATCCGGTGTCCACGGGGAGACGCAAGCCGAACAAGGATCTGAGTCACTCACCTTCGGCGGACGTGGCCGCCGAGCGGGTCGATGAACAGCCTGACGCGGTCGAGTCCGGGCCGGTACCGGAATCCGCGGCCGGCGGTCAAGGGGCCGACGTCGAGGGGCACGCGAGCGTGTTCGACAAGCCGAGCAACGAATGA
- a CDS encoding type II and III secretion system protein family protein has product MNGRFKDILTCDQPRPWLAVCAAAVLLCSTAGGQSTGTTDALIVGQSAVEKASPLVLSNGQGRVQATVHRDDLAEERVTVTVGSSTVVDINVPVKRVEVASPEIAGVTVLSPKQILVSAYKVGITQIILWSESEDRLLFAVEVEPNIAQIREAIAKLVPDAKVELRVVNGSVVVSGRVSNVDDAARITDLCRISGAKVQNQMIVAGEQQVLLRCTVAEVSKTAIRELGIDAWASFEANPAQTVREMIGLTDPSALLPSRNYVTGTSNFFGNRFLFGSTEQGAGFAISSKSLQMEMFVRALKRNGLMRILAEPNLVALTGQKAEFLAGGQFPVPVPQRDNVTIEWKDYGIKLAFVPTVIGQQMIRLSVAPEVSELDYTNAVTLESYVVPGVSQRRTMTTIELASGSTIAIAGLLREQIRGEVNKFPALGELPVLGALFRSVNYQRDLTELIILVTPELVSGMMPDQVPGVPGKDVQDVSDWNLFGLGLLEGKPMPQDKEREGALLTEQAPHVRKFASPPDQMSIHGPWGAADPSEAVVNR; this is encoded by the coding sequence ATGAATGGTCGATTCAAAGACATCTTGACGTGTGACCAACCGCGCCCCTGGCTGGCGGTATGCGCGGCGGCCGTCCTGTTGTGCTCGACGGCGGGCGGCCAGAGCACCGGGACCACCGACGCCCTGATCGTCGGCCAATCGGCCGTCGAGAAGGCGTCGCCGCTGGTGTTGAGCAACGGCCAGGGTCGCGTGCAGGCGACGGTGCACCGCGACGACCTTGCCGAGGAGCGCGTGACCGTCACGGTGGGCAGCAGCACCGTCGTGGACATCAACGTACCGGTGAAGCGGGTCGAGGTTGCCAGTCCGGAGATTGCCGGCGTGACCGTGTTGTCGCCGAAGCAGATTCTGGTGTCGGCGTACAAGGTAGGCATCACGCAGATCATCTTGTGGAGCGAAAGCGAAGATCGGCTGCTGTTTGCGGTCGAGGTCGAGCCGAACATCGCCCAGATCAGGGAGGCAATCGCCAAGCTGGTGCCGGATGCCAAGGTGGAGCTGCGCGTGGTGAACGGCTCGGTGGTGGTGAGCGGGCGCGTGTCCAACGTGGACGATGCCGCGAGAATCACGGACTTGTGCAGGATTTCGGGGGCCAAGGTACAAAACCAGATGATCGTCGCCGGCGAGCAGCAAGTGCTGCTTCGTTGCACGGTGGCGGAAGTCAGCAAGACGGCCATCCGGGAACTGGGCATCGATGCGTGGGCGTCTTTCGAGGCCAACCCGGCGCAGACCGTGCGGGAGATGATCGGGCTGACCGATCCGTCGGCGCTGCTGCCGTCGCGGAATTATGTGACCGGCACGTCGAACTTTTTCGGGAATCGTTTCCTCTTCGGTTCGACGGAGCAGGGCGCGGGCTTTGCGATCAGTTCAAAGAGTCTGCAGATGGAGATGTTCGTACGGGCGCTGAAGAGGAACGGGCTGATGCGCATTCTGGCCGAGCCGAACCTCGTGGCTCTGACCGGTCAGAAGGCCGAGTTTCTGGCCGGCGGGCAGTTTCCGGTTCCGGTACCGCAGCGCGACAACGTGACCATCGAATGGAAGGACTACGGGATCAAGCTGGCGTTTGTTCCGACGGTGATCGGCCAACAGATGATTCGCCTGTCGGTGGCGCCGGAGGTGAGCGAGCTCGACTACACCAACGCGGTGACGCTGGAATCATACGTCGTTCCCGGCGTCTCGCAGCGGCGGACGATGACGACCATCGAATTGGCCAGCGGAAGCACGATCGCGATCGCGGGCCTGCTTCGCGAGCAGATTCGAGGAGAGGTCAACAAGTTCCCGGCACTGGGGGAATTGCCGGTGCTGGGGGCGCTGTTTCGCTCGGTTAATTATCAGCGCGATCTGACGGAGCTGATCATTCTGGTGACGCCGGAGCTGGTGAGCGGGATGATGCCCGACCAGGTGCCGGGCGTGCCGGGCAAGGACGTGCAGGACGTCAGCGATTGGAACCTGTTTGGACTGGGACTTTTGGAAGGCAAGCCGATGCCGCAGGACAAGGAAAGAGAAGGGGCGCTGCTGACCGAGCAGGCGCCTCACGTCCGCAAATTTGCCAGTCCGCCGGACCAGATGTCGATCCACGGCCCGTGGGGGGCGGCGGATCCGTCTGAGGCGGTTGTCAACAGATAG
- a CDS encoding TadG family pilus assembly protein, protein MCGSKRLDGAMRRRRHLRRGRRGAVAAQVAVCLVVLLGFTALTVDVGYLYNARAELQRTADAAALAAVQELGGGKSDVLAMQSARQTAANYAAANTVLGQALVLEESDVVFGRAYLEEAGAKYTFEPGGTPANAVRVRARRTADSPNGGVPLFFARILGISQSDVSAQATAALTPRDVAVVLDLSASHNDDSSLRAVKKTEIHNYEVWSGLKDNNHALAPKTDSLGFTSVVEVTDNGDGTSTVTVHLTSDGLEETAALSHVTFGLPEDAWSMAQSTATSGGGYPVSTGVDPTTGVAGLKFDETSLGEDGAVETEDFSFKVPNDCLKYLMVVGTKAGGEADTSAKYNLSPGPLLGNMNTWGDATAGPSWNPASDAGLVKLQKGANWSLSSAFVSQTLKMRGYGQYNAAEMSVINSSSGDSTTAAYKRRVRVALGLDRWKSGKPGGQPGGNGDNVIDAGEVVPMVAYPSQNVNPDSYSKKVGGTWDSYIDYVISSSSGMCVYDPAKEYYGDPNLRYSFGLKTWVDYLQECQVGEAASPGMAGVPTQPMGAVADAVKECVNIIAGLEGDDLVGMASYGTVSYGPADKPNNMSWLVDDFPSLLAKVDTLQAGMWTSYTNIAQGIDEGVEVLFNSPNGRRNAAKIMLLLTDGVANQTRNPVSYNTYQAREDTKAAARDARDRGVRIYTVSVGVSADKDLMAEVASIGGGSWFHAEGDIESYKDQLKAIFRELGGKRPGVLID, encoded by the coding sequence ATGTGTGGCTCAAAGAGACTAGACGGGGCCATGCGCCGGCGTCGCCATCTTCGGCGGGGGCGGCGGGGCGCGGTAGCTGCACAAGTGGCCGTATGCCTTGTGGTCCTGCTCGGATTCACCGCTCTGACTGTAGACGTCGGGTATCTGTACAACGCGAGGGCTGAGCTCCAGCGTACGGCCGACGCGGCGGCACTCGCCGCGGTGCAGGAACTGGGCGGCGGCAAGAGCGATGTGCTGGCGATGCAGAGCGCCCGGCAGACGGCGGCGAACTATGCCGCAGCCAACACCGTGCTGGGACAGGCGTTGGTATTGGAAGAGTCGGACGTGGTTTTCGGGCGAGCGTACCTTGAAGAGGCCGGAGCGAAATACACATTCGAGCCCGGGGGGACACCCGCGAATGCCGTTCGGGTTCGCGCCCGGCGTACGGCGGACTCGCCCAACGGCGGGGTTCCGCTGTTCTTCGCCCGTATTCTGGGCATATCTCAAAGCGACGTGAGCGCCCAGGCTACGGCGGCCCTGACGCCGCGCGACGTTGCCGTGGTGCTGGACCTGTCAGCTTCGCACAACGACGACAGTTCGCTTCGCGCGGTGAAGAAAACAGAGATCCACAACTATGAGGTATGGAGCGGGCTGAAGGATAACAACCATGCTTTGGCGCCCAAGACCGACTCACTGGGGTTTACCTCGGTTGTCGAGGTTACCGACAACGGTGACGGGACGTCCACGGTGACCGTTCACCTGACCAGCGACGGCCTGGAAGAGACGGCGGCGTTGAGTCACGTCACTTTCGGTTTGCCGGAAGATGCGTGGTCGATGGCACAAAGCACCGCAACCAGCGGCGGAGGCTACCCGGTATCGACGGGCGTCGATCCGACCACGGGTGTTGCGGGCCTGAAGTTTGACGAGACCTCGCTCGGCGAGGACGGGGCCGTCGAGACGGAGGACTTCTCCTTCAAGGTTCCCAATGACTGCTTGAAATACCTGATGGTCGTGGGGACCAAGGCCGGTGGCGAGGCCGACACGTCGGCCAAGTATAACCTTTCCCCGGGACCGCTCCTGGGCAACATGAACACCTGGGGAGACGCCACGGCGGGTCCGAGCTGGAACCCTGCGTCCGACGCCGGCTTGGTGAAGCTGCAAAAGGGCGCGAACTGGAGCCTGAGCAGTGCATTCGTCAGCCAGACGCTGAAGATGCGCGGTTACGGGCAGTATAACGCCGCGGAGATGTCGGTGATCAACAGCTCGTCGGGTGACAGCACCACGGCCGCATACAAACGGCGTGTTCGGGTCGCTTTGGGACTTGACCGCTGGAAGAGCGGCAAGCCGGGCGGCCAGCCGGGCGGCAACGGGGACAACGTCATCGACGCCGGTGAAGTCGTTCCCATGGTTGCCTATCCGAGCCAGAACGTGAACCCGGACAGCTACAGCAAGAAGGTAGGCGGCACGTGGGACAGCTATATTGACTACGTGATCAGCAGCAGTTCGGGGATGTGCGTTTATGACCCGGCGAAGGAGTATTACGGTGATCCCAACCTGCGGTACAGTTTCGGGTTGAAGACCTGGGTCGACTATCTGCAGGAATGCCAGGTTGGCGAAGCGGCGTCGCCCGGCATGGCGGGTGTTCCGACGCAACCGATGGGGGCCGTGGCAGACGCGGTGAAGGAGTGCGTCAACATCATCGCAGGCCTTGAGGGTGACGATCTGGTCGGCATGGCCAGTTACGGTACCGTCAGCTACGGGCCGGCGGACAAGCCGAACAACATGTCCTGGCTGGTGGATGATTTCCCGAGCTTGCTGGCCAAGGTGGATACTCTGCAGGCCGGTATGTGGACCAGCTACACCAACATTGCCCAAGGCATTGATGAGGGTGTTGAGGTGCTGTTCAACAGCCCCAACGGTCGAAGAAACGCCGCCAAGATCATGTTGCTGTTGACTGATGGTGTTGCCAACCAGACGCGCAACCCGGTGTCCTATAACACTTACCAGGCTCGTGAGGACACCAAGGCGGCAGCTCGTGATGCCCGGGATCGCGGCGTCCGCATCTACACGGTGAGTGTGGGTGTTTCGGCGGACAAGGATCTGATGGCGGAAGTCGCCTCGATCGGCGGCGGGTCGTGGTTCCATGCGGAGGGCGATATCGAGTCCTATAAGGACCAATTGAAGGCCATCTTCCGCGAATTGGGCGGCAAGCGGCCTGGAGTGTTGATCGATTGA